From a single Fulvivirga ulvae genomic region:
- a CDS encoding RidA family protein, whose product MNRIIVNSKKAPAPIGPYSQAVMVNDTLYVSGQIAIDAESGDLLTSNIEVETEQVMKNLSYILSEAGLDFSNVVKCSIFVSDMSNFQLINSIYGKYFLQNPPARETVEVSQLPKGVNVEISCIAVK is encoded by the coding sequence ATGAACCGAATAATTGTCAACAGTAAAAAAGCACCTGCCCCAATTGGCCCATATAGCCAGGCCGTAATGGTCAACGATACTCTGTATGTATCCGGACAAATAGCGATAGATGCCGAAAGTGGGGATCTTCTTACCAGCAATATCGAAGTTGAAACAGAACAGGTAATGAAAAATTTGAGTTATATTTTATCAGAAGCAGGACTTGATTTCTCCAATGTGGTTAAGTGTAGCATCTTCGTTTCAGATATGAGTAACTTCCAGCTGATCAACTCCATTTATGGCAAATACTTCCTTCAAAACCCTCCTGCCAGGGAAACTGTAGAAGTGAGCCAATTACCTAAGGGCGTAAACGTAGAGATATCTTGCATAGCGGTTAAATGA
- a CDS encoding 3-hydroxyacyl-CoA dehydrogenase family protein, which yields MKILIIGEEENFLEFKEKFSDNHEYTFLSQLTSPRFLSEKDLVFDFIVDENPDHFECYKNPGNAVIFLNTVKISLAELIFLNGPIAGNIFGFNGLPTFVNREVFEVSMLNNGQDVPDKIFESLNTEYKLVDDRVGMVTPRIIFMIINEAFYVVQEGTASREDIDSGMKLGTNYPFGPFEWLNLIGIHHVYETLEAIYEDTKDERYKICPLLKKEYLLGVS from the coding sequence ATGAAAATATTAATAATTGGGGAGGAGGAAAATTTTTTAGAGTTTAAAGAGAAGTTTTCTGACAACCATGAATACACTTTTCTATCGCAACTTACATCTCCAAGATTTTTAAGTGAAAAGGATCTGGTTTTTGATTTCATTGTTGATGAAAACCCTGATCATTTCGAATGCTATAAGAACCCGGGAAATGCTGTTATTTTTCTTAATACAGTGAAGATCAGTCTGGCGGAGCTTATATTTTTAAACGGTCCGATAGCGGGAAATATTTTTGGGTTTAACGGTCTGCCTACCTTTGTTAATCGTGAAGTTTTTGAAGTGAGCATGTTGAACAATGGACAGGACGTACCGGATAAAATATTTGAGTCTCTTAATACGGAATATAAGCTCGTAGATGACCGTGTGGGAATGGTTACTCCCAGGATAATCTTTATGATCATCAATGAAGCCTTTTATGTTGTACAGGAGGGAACCGCTTCGAGGGAAGATATTGACTCCGGGATGAAGCTGGGAACCAACTATCCTTTCGGGCCTTTTGAATGGCTCAATCTGATAGGGATACACCATGTGTATGAAACTCTGGAGGCCATTTATGAGGATACTAAAGATGAAAGGTATAAGATTTGTCCGTTGCTTAAGAAAGAATATTTGCTAGGGGTTAGCTAA
- a CDS encoding SPW repeat protein: MWALVINIILGLWIMASPDILSFADPVAADNNHIVGPLIITFAFTALWEATRTVGKWNIPLGAWLFIAPWALSFEDKNALVNDMIIGAVVFLLSFVKGKITQHFGGGWIALFKRNPEHIQKTK; encoded by the coding sequence ATGTGGGCACTGGTGATTAATATAATTCTCGGCTTATGGATTATGGCCTCCCCGGATATCTTAAGTTTTGCTGATCCTGTTGCAGCCGATAACAACCACATTGTAGGACCGCTGATTATAACCTTTGCATTTACGGCTCTTTGGGAAGCCACAAGAACTGTTGGGAAATGGAATATTCCACTCGGAGCGTGGCTTTTCATCGCTCCATGGGCACTTTCATTTGAAGATAAAAATGCTCTTGTCAATGATATGATCATTGGAGCTGTTGTTTTTCTTCTTTCCTTTGTAAAAGGAAAGATCACTCAGCATTTTGGCGGTGGTTGGATTGCGTTATTTAAGCGTAACCCTGAGCACATTCAAAAAACAAAGTAG